The DNA segment CCTCGTTCACGCCGATGGCCGGTCCCACGTGGCACGGGTCTTCGCCTCCACCGCCGACCCCGCCGCCGTCGAGCAGGAGCTCGCGGTGCACGACCTGCTCGCGACCGCACCCGCCGCCCTCCGCCAGCACGTCGTCGGCCTCGCCGACCTGTTCACCCTGCCCGACGGCCGCCTCGTCGCCCTTCTCGACCCCGTGCCGGGGTGCCGCCTCGACGAGCTTCTGCGGCCGTCAGCGGTCGACCTGTCGCCGGGGGAGGCGGTTACCGTGCTGGCCCCGCTCGTCGGAGCAGTCGCAGCGGGTCATGAACTCGGCCTTACGGGCCTGCCGCTGCGGCCGTCCGCCATCCGCTTCACGGCGGCCGGCGCACCGATGATCGTCGAGCTCGGAGACGCTCGGGTCTCGCCCCCGCTGCCTGATCGCTACCGCGCGACGGAGCCCGCCTACCGGGCCGACAGCGCCGCGCTGCGGGCCCTCGCGGATGCGGTGGCCAGCGCATTGCCGCCTGCTGAGGCCGAGGCGCTCCGGGGGATCCTCGAGACCGTGACCATGGAGGGCGAACGGGGAGCCGCAGCATCCGCCCTGTTCGGGCTCGCTGTTCCGGAGCCGATCCGGCTCGAGGAACGGGCGGCCGTGATGCTCGCGCCCCCGCCGTCGGTGCCCCGGCCGTTCGCGCCACCGGCGGCGGCGGCTCTGTCGTGGCCACCGGCGGCGCTCGACACAGGTTCCTCGTCTGCGTCACAATCGGCCGAGCAGTCGTCCGTCGCAGGGTCCGGTCAGACCGCAGCGGGCGCGTCGGGCCGCGTCAGCCGCGTGGTGGACGAGACGCTGCGGGCTATCGCCCTACCGGAAGGAGTGCGGCGACCGATCCTTCGTGGTCTTCAGGTCGCGGAGTTCTGGCTCGACGATCGTCGCCAGCGGGTTGGGCAGCGCGAGGCCGTGGCTCCCGCTGGGCGGGCCGAGCGTGACAGGGGAGCCCGGCCGCGACTGCGCCCCCGATACGCGCTGATGGGGGCGGCGGGGGCCGCCGCCCTCCTCGCTGCCGTCGTCCTCGCGCAGGACGCTGGGGATGCGTCGGCGGAGACAGCAGCGCACGACACGCTGACGGACGATGGTACGGGGGAGGCGGAAGAGCCGCAGGGCGGCGTCACAGGAATCCCCGACTCCGCGGCAACGCGCGATGCGCCGGAACGGCTCCTCCGCCCCGACGTCGGCGAGTGGCCGGAGATCGTCGCGACGCTCGTCGAGCGGTGGGTCGCCTGCCGCGGCGAGGAGAGCGTCGCGGACGGCGACGGCGCGCGGGCGGACAGGGCGCGAGCGGATTGCGCGGAGAACGTGGCCCACGCGGGCTCGGCGGCCGCCGCGCTCATCGCCCTCGACGATGAGCGCCACGCGGTGCTCGCGGCATGGGCGCGCGGGGGCGGCGAGGCCGTCGTGGTCGAGCGGATGGGTGGGGCGGTGCTCGTCGACCTGGTCGCGTCCGGTCCCGGTGGAACGACAGCGGCCTCGCTCCTCGTGATGAGGAGCGAGGCCGGCTGGCGAATTCGCGATGTTCTCGGCTAGATGCCGAGGTCGGCGTCGAAGTCGGCCTCCTCGAGGCGCGCCTTGACGGCCGAGAGGAAGCGGGCGGCGTCGGCGCCGTCGACGATGCGGTGGTCATAGGACAGGGCGAAGTAGACCATTGAGCGCACGGCGACGACATCCGAGCCGTCGACCTGGATGACGGCGGGCTTCTTGGTCACGATGCCCGTGCCCAGGATGGCGACCTGGGGGAGGAAGACCACCGGGGTGTCGAACAGCGCGCCGCGCGAGCCGGTGTTGGTGAGCGTGAAGGTGCCGCCCGCCAGCTCATCCGGCTTCAACTGGTTGTCGCGCGTGCGTGCAGCGAGGTCCGCGATCTCGCGAGCCAGGCCCGCGATGGTGAGATCGCCCGCGTTCCGCACCACCGGCGTCAGCAGGCCGCGCTCGGTGTCAACCGCGATCGAGAGGTTCTCGGTATCGGGGTAGACGATCGAGTCGCCCTCGACGGTCGCGTTGATGATCGGGAACGCCCGCAGAGCCTCGGTCGCTGCTTTCGCGAAGAAGGGGAGGAAGGACAGCTTCGTGCCGGTCGCCTTCTCGAAGTCGCCCTTCACCGCGGTGCGCAGGGCGGCAAGTCGGGTCACGTCGACCTCGACGACAGTCGTCAGCTGGGCGGTCGACTGCATCGACGCGACCGCACGCTCGGCGATGACCTTGCGCAGCCGCGACATCGCGGCGGTCGTGCCGCGCAGCGGCGACACCTCGAGGGCGGGGCGAGGAGCCGCGGCGGCGGCGTGCGCGCCCCCTGCGGCTGCCAGCACGTCCTGCTTCCGGATCCGACCGCCGACGCCGGTCCCCGTCACGCGCGCGAGGTCGACACCGTGCTCGGCAGCCAGCTTGCGGACGATCGGCGTGATGTACGCGGCGGCGTTCGACGGGGCGGGCGCAGCCGGCGCGGCGGGCGCCGCAGCCGCAGGTGCCGGCGGAGCGGCAACCGGAGCGGCAGGGGCGGGGGCGGCGGGAGCGGCGACCGAAGCCGCTGGGGCGGCCGCGGGGGCCTCCACCACGGGAGCGGGAGTCGCAGGAGCGGGTGCGGGTTCCGCGACCGGAGCAGCCGCGGGGGCCTCGACCACGGGCGCCGGGGCAGCGGCGGCCGGCACCTCGGCCGGGGCCGGTGCGGCGGGAGCCGCCGAGCCGGAACCGTCACCGATGCGCACGAGCGGGGTGCCGACCTCGACGGTCTCGTCCTCCGCCACGAGGATCTCCTCCACGACGCCGGCGATCGGCGACGGGATCTCGGTGTCGACCTTGTCGGTCGACACCTCGAGCAGCGGCTCGTCGACCTCGACGCGGTCGCCGACGTTCTTGAGCCATCGGGTGACCGTTCCCTCGGTGACGCTCTCGCCGAGCGCCGGGAGGTTGACGGATTCGCTCATCAGTAGTGCTCCTTCGAAGCCTGTTGGTGGTGTCAGCCTAGTTGCGGGGTGCGGATCAGATGCCGTGCAGCGGCTTGCCCGCGAGCGCGAGGAACGCCTCGCCGAGCGCCTCGTTCTGCGTCGGGTGGGCGTGGATGAGGGGCGCGACATCCTCGGGGTGGGCATCCCAGTTGACGGCCAGCTGCGCCTCGCCGATCAGTTCGCCGACGCGCGCACCGATCATGTGCACGCCGACGACGGGGCCATCGATGACCCGGATGATCTTGATCGAGCCGGACGTCTCGAGGATGTGGCTCTTGCCGTTGCCCGCGAGGTTGTACTCGTAGGTCGCGATCGCCGCATCGCCGTACTGCTCCTTGGCCTTGGCCTCGCCGAGGCCGACCGAGGCGACCTCGGGCTCGCTGTAGGTGACCTTCGGGATGTTCGTGTCGGAGATGACGACCGGGTTCAGGCCCGCGATCTCCTCGGCCACGAAGATGCCGTGCTGGTAGCCGCGGTGCGCGAGCTGCAGGCCGGGGACGATGTCGCCGACGGCCCAGACGCCGGGGATGTTGGTGCGCAGGCGCTCGTCCGTCAGGACGAAGCCGCGGTCCATGGCGACGCCGACCTCCTCGAAGCCGAGGTTTGCGGTTGCCGGCCCGCGGCCGACGGCGACCAGAAGCAGCTCGGCCTCGATGGTCGCGCCGTTCTCGAGGGTCACGACAACGCCCTGGTCGTTCTGGGTCACGCTCTGGAAGCGGACACCGGTCGTGAACTCGATGCCGCGCTTGCGGAAGGCGCGCTCGAACTGCTTCGAGACCGACTCCTCCTCAGCGGGGACGAGACGGGGCAGGCCCTCGATGATGTGCACCTCCGAGCCCCACGAACGCCAGACGCTCGAGAACTCGACGCCGATGACGCCGCCGCCGAGCACGGCGACCTTCTTGGGCACGTAGTCGAGCTGCAGGGCCTGCTCGGAGGTGATGACGCGCCCGCCGATCTCGAGCCCCGGCAGGGTGCGCGAGTACGACCCGGTCGCGAGGACGATGTTCGTGCCGGTCACAGTCGTGTCGCCCACCTGCACGGTGGTGGGGGAGGTCAGCCGGCCCTCGCCCTCGATGAGGGTGATACCGCGCGCCTTGATGAGACCCTGAAGGCCCTTGTACTTGCTGGAGACGATGCCCTCGCGGTACTGGATGACAGCGGGGACGTCGATGCCTTCGAGCGTGGCCTTGACGCCGAAGCGGGCGGCGTCGCGTGCGGCGTCGGCCACCTCGGCCGCGTGCAGCAGGGCCTTGGTCGGGATGCAGCCGACGTGGAGGCAGGTGCCGCCGACCTTCGACTTCTCGATGAGCGCGACGCTCATCCCGAGCTGGCTGGCGCGCAGGGCGGCGGAGTAGCCACCGCTTCCCGCACCGAGGACGACAAGGTCAAACGTGTGGCTCGACACCGGCAGAGACTCCTTACATCCGCGAAGGATAGTCGTGCGGGGGTCGACGTCGAGGTGGCGGGTCGACCCGATGTGCGGCACGACGGTCACGTGCCAGCGTCGAGCCTACTACTTGGCCGCGAGCCGTTCCGCGAGCCGGACCAGCAGGCGCACCATCACCCCGGACGGGCCCTTGGGGGTGTAGCCGAAGGGGCTGCCCGGGTTGTTGGCGGGTCCGGCGATGTCGAGGTGGGCCCACGGGATGCGGGGCGCATCCGGCTCGGACCCGGTGCGGCCGACGAACTCACGCAGGAACACGCCCGCCAGCAGCATGCCGGCGGCGGTGCTGCCCGGCTTCGCGTTGGCGATGTCGGCGACGTCGCTCTTGAGCAGCGGCCGCAGTTCGGCGGGCAGCGGCATGGGCCACACGAGCTCGCCGGTGTCGGCCGCGGCGGCGCGCACCTGCTCGACGAGGGCGTCGTCGCCCATCAGGCCCGCGTACCGCTCGCCGAGGGCGACCCGGGCCGCGCCGGTGAGGGTGGCGACGTCGACGATCGCGTCGGGGCGCTCCTCGCTGGCGGCGGCGAGCCCGTCGGCCATGACGAGGCGGCCCTCCGCATCCGTGTTCAGCACCTCGACGGTGGTGCCGCCCCGGATCGTCAGGACGTCGTTGGGCCGCATCGCCGTCGACGACGGCAGGTTCTCGGCCAGGCAGAGCCACGCGGTGACGCGGGTGGGCAGACCGAGCCGGGCGGCGGCGATGACCGCGGCAAGCGCGGTCGCCGCGCCCGTCATGTCGTACTTCATGCCGACCATCGCCGCGGCGGGCTTGAGCGACAGCCCGCCGGAATCGAAGGTGATGCCCTTGCCGACGAGCGCGAGGTGGGGGCCGCCCTCCGCGCCCGCGTAGCGGACGGCGAGCAGGCGGGGCGGACGGGACGAGCCCTGGCCGACGCCCAGGATGCCCCCGAACCCGCCGGCGGCGAGCTCGTCGGGGCCCCACTCCTCGAACGTGAGCGGGAGGCCCGCTGCCGCCGTGCGGGCGCGCTCGACGAAAGAGGCAGGGTAGAGGTCGTTCGGCGGCGTGTTCACGAGGTCGCGCACGAGGGCGACCGCGTCGGCGGTGATGCCGGCGGCGATGGCGGCCTCGCCCGCGGCCTCGTGGTCGGAGACCAGGACGAGCTCGGTGGTCGTCGGCCCGGGCTCGGACCGTCGGTAGCCCGTGAAGCGGTAGCCGCCCATTGCGGCTCCCTCCAGCACCGCCTGGCAGTCGGCGGCGGTCTGCGCGGGCAGGGCCAGGGCAATCCGAGTCGCGCTGCTGAGCGCCCGCGCGGCGGTCCCGGCCGCGGTGCGCAGAGCCTCCGGTGTCTGCTCGCCACGGCCGAGACCGACGGCGAGGAGGCTCGCGGCAGCGACACCCTGCGGCGCGGGAACGCGCGCGGTCTCGTCGGCGGCGCCGGTGTGGCCCAGCATCCGCAGCATGTCGGCGATGCCGGTGAGAGCCGGGTCGTCGATGCCGACGAGCGCAACCGCGCCGTCCGCATCCGGGCGGGTTCCGATGACCAGGGCGTCGGCGACGACGGCGCTGAGGGACGCGGCAGAGACGGTGAGGGCGGGGGAGGGCATGCGCGCCATGCTAGCCGCGGCCGCTGTTCGCTCAGGGCGCTCGCGCTCCGGCCGGTTCGCCCGATCGGCGCGACCTACCATGGAGGTATGCGCACCCCGGCCGAGCTCTACACCGTCGCGATGACGGAGAACGAGGTGCCGCGCGGCCTGGCGCTGGTCGTCGGACTCACCGGCTTCGTCGACTCCGGCGGCGCGGTCGCGCAGGTGTCGGAGTACCTTCTCGACGAGCTCGACCACCGCGACGTCGTCGTCTTCGACAACGACGAGCTGCTCGACTACCGCGCCCGTCGGCCGATCATGGTCTTCGAGGAGACCCGCATCACCGAGTACCGCCGCCCGCAGCTCGTGCTGCGCCTCGCGGAGGACGAGCTCGGCGCTCCCTTCCTTCTGCTCACCGGCTACGAGCCGGACTTCCGGTGGGAGCGGTTCGTTGATGCCCTCCTCGATCTCATCGAGCGCTATGGGGTGGCCTCCACGACGTGGGTGCACGCCATCCCGATGCCCGTTCCGCACACCCGCCCGATCGGTGTGACCGTGAGCGGGACGCGCGAGGAGCTCATCGAGGCCTACTCGGTGTGGCGCCCGCGCACGCAGGTGCCCGGCAACGTCCTGCACCTGCTCGAGCACCGGCTGACCACCGCGGGTCACCCGACCGCGGGCTTCGTGCTGCTCGTGCCGCACTACCTGGCCGATACCGAGTTCCCCTCGGCGGCCGTGACGGCCCTCGAGAGCATCACCGCGGCGACCGGGCTCCTGTTCCCGACCGACCGGCTGCGGGAGGAGGGGCGGGAGTTCCTCGCCCGCATCGAGGCGCAGGTCGAGGAGAACAGCGAGCTCGCGCGGCTGGTGGGCGACCTCGAGAATCGGCACGACTCCTATATGGAGGACAACCCGCTCCGCTCGCCGCTGACCGACGAGGACGGCGAGCTGCCGAGCGCCGACTCGATCGCCGCCGAGCTCGAGAAGTTCCTGGCGCACCGCCAGGCCGCGGACGACGACCAGGGCTAGGCGCCCGATCCGGCGCCGGTTGCGGGCGCGCGGGCGCGGTGGTCGGCGCGTCGCGGCCCGTGTGCGATAATTAACCCTCACGACCCGGTCGGACGCCCGGCTCGCCTCCGCTTCATGCGGATGCTGGCCATCGCGACTTGACATGGGTCGTTCTCCTGCCCGCAGAACGCGAGATGAGGCCCCCATGGCTTCCCGAGCCACCACCGACGGCTCCACCGAGCCGGTCACGGCCGCGGCCAAGAAGCGCGCCGCATCCGCGACGACCACGGCAGGCACGCCGGCGGCGAAGGCCGCCACCCCGAAGGCCGCCCCCGCGAAGGCGGCCACCTCGAAGACCGCCGCCGCCAAGACGGCCGCCCCGAAGACGGAGAAGAGCACCACGAAGACTGCAGCTGCCGCGACGACGTCCGCGGCCCCGAAGACCACTGCCGCCAAGACGCCTGCTGCGAAGGCCACCGCGGCGAAGACTGGGGCCGCGAAGACAACCGCGGCGAAGGCCGCCGCCCCGAAGGCCGCCGCCTCGGCCGCCACCAAGCGCGCCGCCGCGAAGAAGGCCACCGCCGCCGCTGACGGCGTCGAGCCGGACATCGACGAGGACCTCGACGCGGTCGAGCCCGACGACGTCGAGGTCGTCCTCGACGACGAGGTCGCGGATGACTCGGCCGAGGTGCCGGCTGCCGACATCGCCGCCCCGGACGACGCGGTGAGCGGCGACTCCGCCGCCGATGACGACGACGCAGCCGACGACGAGGACGAGGCGGAAGAGTCCGGCTCGGCCGGCCCGCTGCCGACCGGCGCGATCGTCATCTCGAACACCGACGACGACGAGCTCCCGGTCTACTCGACGACCATCACCGGCGCCACGGCAGACCCGGTCAAGGACTACCTCAAGCAGATCGGCAAGGTCCCCCTCCTCAACGCCGCGGAGGAGGTCGAGCTCGCGATGCGCATCGAGGCCGGCCTCTTCGCCGAGGAGAAGCTGTCGCAGATGACCGACAAGGAGAAGCGCACGACCCTCGGCCGTGAGCTCGACTGGGTCGCCCGCGACGGTCAGCGGGCGAAGAACCACCTGCTCGGCGCGAACCTCCGCCTCGTCGTGTCGCTCGCCAAGCGGTACACCGGTCGCGGCATGCAGTTCCTCGACCTGATCCAGGAAGGCAACCTGGGTCTGATCCGCGCCGTCGAGAAGTTCGACTACACCAAGGGCTTCAAGTTCTCGACCTATGCGACGTGGTGGATCCGTCAGGCGATCACCCGCGCCATGGCCGACCAGGCCCGCACCATCCGCATCCCCGTGCACATGGTCGAGGTCATCAACAAGCTGGCCCGTGTTCAGCGGCAGATGCTGCAGGATCTCGGCCGCGAGCCCACTCCGGAGGAGCTGAGCCGCGAGCTCGACATGACGCCCGAGAAGGTCATCGAGGTGCAGAAGTACGGCCGCGAGCCGATCTCGCTGCACACCCCGCTCGGCGAGGACGGCGACAGCGAGTTCGGCGACCTGATCGAGGACACCGAGGCGGTGGTCCCGGCCGACGCGGTGGGCTTCACGATGCTGCAGAAGCAGCTCGAGAGCCTCCTCGACTCGCTCTCCGAGCGCGAGGCCGGTGTGATCCGCATGCGCTTCGGGCTCGGCGACGGCATGCCGAAGACGCTCGACCAGATCGGCGACACCTTCGGCGTCACGCGCGAGCGCATCCGCCAGATCGAGTCGAAGACGATGGCGAAGCTCCGCCACCCCTCGCGCTCGCAGGCGCTGCGCGACTACCTCGAGTAGGCCGCCCTGCTCGCCATCGGCGTCGACGCGCGCCCCGCATCCCGAACGGAGACCTCATGACCGCTCAGCCCAACGAGGGCAAGCCGCTCACGCGCGACGTCGACGGGGCGACCTACCAGCGCATCCCCGTGCGCACGCACGTGGTGATGTCGGGTGAGGACATCGTCGAGGTGGTTACGCGCTACGCGGGAGGGCTCGTCCTGCCGGGCGACATCGTCTTCGTGACCGAGAAGATCGTGGCCATCAGCCAGGGACGCGCCTTCCCGGTCGACGAGATCGAGCCCCGTCGCCTGGCGACCTTCCTGTCGAAGTACGTGACCAAGACGTCGCACGGCATCGGCCTGGGTATCCCGGAGACCATGGAGATGGCGCTGCGCGAGTGCGGCACCCCGCGCATCCTGCTCGCCGCCGCGGTCGCCGCGGTCACGAAGCCCTTCGGCCGCAAGGGCGACTTCTACCGCGTCGCCGGTCCGCGTGCTCGTGGCATCGATGGCCCGACCGCCCACACCATCCCGCCGTACAACCAGCAGGTCGTGCTGATCCCTCTCGACTCGGCGGGGGTCGCCCGCCAGCTGCGGCAGGCGCTCGGCGGCGAGGTCGAGGTCGCGATCGTCGACGTCAACGACTTCGGCGGCAACATCCTCGGCTCGACACTGACGACGGCGGGGGAGAAAGCACTGGTGGGGATCCTCGCCGACAACCCACTCGGGCAGGGGCGCGAGAGCACCCCGATCGGAATCGTCCGCCGCGCATCCTGACCGGCCGCACCCCGAGCGGTCCAGCACCGGCGGATCAGAAGCCGATGACGCTCCGGTAGAGCGGCAGCAGGCCCTCCCGCACACCCGTGACGCTGGGCTTGAGCTGGAACACCCCGGTGTTGTAGTTGCCCTCGATCACGGCCGCTCCCATGGGGGTGACGGCGAAGTCCCAGCCGACGTAGCGAATCTCGGGGACCTCGCGCGCGACCGCGTCGACGAGGGTCTCCAGCGCGTCCCAGTTCGGCACGCGGAAGCCGACGATCGGGGTTCCCGAGAGCGGGTGCGCCTCGAAAACGCGGTCGTCGCCGTCGATGGCCGGATGCTGCGCCACACCGTTCTCATCGAGCACGGTGTACATGCCGCCAGCTTTGAAGTTGTCGACGTCGCCGCCGTTGCCGATGCGCAACACGCGCACGAGCCGGTGAACGGTGCCGTCGTCGCCGAGGAAGGTGACGACGCGGAGGGTGTTGACGCTCGTGGGATTCAGAGCGGCCATCGCCGGATGCTGCGTGAGGAACTCCTCGAGGAGCACCTGGCGGCCGGCAAGCCGAGCGGCGCGGAAGGCCTCCGGGTCGCCGACCTCGGCGCTGGCGTAGACCTCGATGCCATCACCGCCGAGGCTGTCGGCGACCTTCGCCACGACCCGCGGATGCCGGGCGAGGAAGCCCGCCAGCTCGTCCGCACTGGCCGCGCGGAGGTCGATCACCTCGCGCCCGAGGTGCGCGGCGAACCGCGCGCAGAACTGCGCCTTGTCCGCGAACAGCTGCCGGTGGCTGGCGGCGTTCCAGCGCTGCGAGAGGTGGTTCGACTTCGCGCTCGTCATGTACGTCGCGCGCTCGCGGCGGCTGAGCGTGTGGAAGTCCCACTCGGCGTAGTCCTGGAAGTTCACCTCGTGCCGCACCGACGACCAGAGCATGTCGATGATGATGAGCGTGCGCGACCGGCCGCTGCGGTCGGCGACGCGGGTCGCTATGCGAGTGAGGTTGTCGGGGTTGAAGGCGCGGGCGCGGCCCGCGAGGTAGCGGAGCCGACGTCGTGCGGCGTCGAGTCGACCCATCGGGCCGGGGCGGCTAGGCCGACGCGGTGAGGCGCGCGGTCTCGTCGTGCCAGGTCAGCGCGGTGCCGGAGAGCTTCTCCTTGAAGCGTGCAGCGTGGTGCGCGCAGAACAGCAGCTCACCGGTGGCGAGCGTCGCGCGCACGTAGGCCTGGGCGCCGCAGCTGTCGCAGCGGTCGAGCGCGGTGAGAGGCGCCGTCGCGACCGTCGGGTCGTCGGTGGTGATCTGCGTCATGGGATGCCCCTCGCTCTCCGTTGGCGTCTCGGAACTGCTGATGGTTCATTGCACCACACCGATACGACGGTGACGTGTCAATCCGCCTCGATTTCGCTGAACGCGTAGGCACGCGCGGGGCGGAGTGGCGGCCGGGAGGCGGTCGGACGGGCCGCCTACGATGGCAGTCGTGTCCAGCTCCGACTACTCCGCACGCCACCTGTCCGTTCTCGAGGGCCTCGAGGCGGTGCGCAAGCGGCCGGGCATGTACATCGGTTCGACCGACTCGCGCGGACTCATGCACTGCCTCTGGGAAATTATCGACAATGCGGTCGATGAGGCGCTGGGCGGATTCGGCGAGCAGATCGACCTCGTGCTGCATCGGGACGGCAGCGTGGAGGTCCGCGACCGCGCGCGCGGCATCCCGGTCGATGTGGAACCGAAGACGGGCCTGACGGGCGTCGAGGTCGTCTTCACCAAGCTGCACGCCGGCGGCAAGTTCGGCGGCGGCTCCTACGCCGCCTCGGGGGGCCTGCACGGTGTCGGCGCGTCCGTGGTGAACGCCCTGAGCGAGCGGCTCGATGTCGAGGTGGATCGCGACGGCGCGACCTGGGCGATGTCGTTCCACCGCGGCGAGCCCGGCGTGTTCGACGACGGCCCCGAGGGCCCGCGCCCCGACAGCCCGTTCGCGCCGTTCATCTCGGGCAGCGAACTGCGGAAGGTCGCGAAGGTCGCGAAGGGCGTGACCGGCACCCGCGTGCGCTACTGGGCTGACCCGCAGATCTTCACGAAGGGGGCGAGCTTCCTCACTGACGAGCTCCTCGGCCGGCTGCGGCAGACCGCCTTCCTGGTTCCCGGCATCACGCTGTCGGTGCGCGATGAGCGCGGGGCGGAGCCGGTCGCAGAGGCGTTCCGGTTCGACGGCGGCATCAGCGAGTTCGCCGATTTCCTGGCGCCGGATGCTCCGCTCACGGACACCTGGCGCATCACCGGCACCGGCACCTTCACCGAGACGGTGCCCGTGCTGCAGGAGAACGGCCACATGGTGCCCACGGAGGTGGAGCGCGAGTGCGCTGTCGACCTCGCGTTGCGCTGGGGCACCGGCTACGACACCACCTTCCGCTCGTTCGTCAACATCATCGCGACGCCGAAGGGCGGCAGCCACCAGCTCGGGTTCGAGCAGGGGCTGCTGAAGTTCCTCCGCGCCGAGGTCGAGAAGAACGCTCGTCGGCTCAAGGCCGGCACGCACAAGCTCGAGAAGGACGACGTGCTCGCCGGCCTCACCGCCGTTCTGACGGTTCGCCTTCCCGAGCCGCAGTTCGAGGGTCAGACCAAGGAGGTGCTCGGCACGCCGGCGGTGCGGTCGATCGTGGCCGCGGTCGTCGCCAAGGGACTGGGCGAGCGGTTCGGCTCGAGCAAGCGCGATGACAAGGCGCAGACCGCGCTGCTGCTCGACAAGGTCGTCGCCGAGATGAAGAGCCGCATCTCGGCGCGCGCCCACAAGGAGACCCAGCGGCGGAAGAACGCGCTGGAGAGTTCCGCGCTTCCCGCGAAGCTCGTCGACTGCCGCTCGAACGACGTCGAGAGCAGCGAGCTGTTCATCGTCGAGGGCGACAGCGCGCTCGGCACCGCGAAGCTCGCGCGCGACAGCGAGTTCCAGGCGCTGCTGCCGATACGCGGCAAGATCCTCAATGTGCAGAAGGCCTCGGTGAGCGACATGCTCAGCAACGCCGAGTGCGCCTCGATCATCCAGGTCATCGGTGCGGGCTCCGGCCGAACCTTTGATCTTGAGCAGGCCCGCTACGGCAAGGTCATCATCATGAGCGACGCCGATGTCGACGGCGCGCACATCCGCACCCTCTTGCTGACCTTGTTCTTCCGCTACATGCGCCCGATGATCGACGCCGGCCGGGTGTTCGCCGCGGTTCCGCCGCTGCACCGCGTCGTCGTCATGAACCCCGGCTCCAAACCGAACGAGACGATCTACACCTACAGCGAGGCCGAGCTGCAGGCCGTGCTCGTCGCGCTGAAGAAGGCGGGCAAGCGCTACCAGGACCCGATCCAGCGCTACAAGGGCCTCGGCGAGATGGATGCCGACCAGCTCGCCGACACGACCATGAGCCGCGCCCACCGCACCCTCCGCCGGGTGCGGGTGACCGACGCCGAGGCCGCCTCGCGGGTGTTCGAGTTGCTCATGGGCAACGACGTTGCGCCGCGCAAGGATTTCATCGTCGCCGGCCAGGGCCTCGACCGAGACCGCATCGACGTCTGAGTCCGCCTGATCGGGAGATCCTCCCGGCCCGGCCTCAGGCGATCGGCGTTCCGACCGAGCCGAGCGGGGAATCGAGGAGGGTGCCGGAGGCGTCGCGCCGGGCGCCGCCCTCGGGCAGCGTGCGGCTCGAGCCATCAGCACCGACCGCGAGGGGGTTCGCGCCGGCCCAGGCGAGCTGGAGCACGTCCTCGCCCTTGAGGAAGGCGTGGCAGCGAACGCCGCCGGTCGCCCGCCCCTTGCCGGGGAACTGCTCGAAGTCGGAGACTTTGGCTCGCCCCGGGTCCGCACCGGCGATGGTCTGCGTGGAGCCGGACACCGTGACGACGGCGACGCCCTCGCCACGGACGACCCCGAAGTGCAGCACGGATGCGCCCGCGCCGAGCTTGATGCCGGCCATGCCTCCGGCCCCGAGACCCTGGGGGCGAACCTGGTCGCCCGCGAAGTGCAAGAGCTGGGCATCCGTGGTGATGAACACCAATTCGTCGTCATCGGCCGCCGGGGCCGCACCGACGACCTCGTCGCCGGGCTTGAGGGCGATCACCTCGCCGTCGGGGCGCGACGGCCAGGCATCGGTCGCGACGCGCTTG comes from the Microcella frigidaquae genome and includes:
- a CDS encoding proteasome assembly chaperone family protein, whose translation is MRTPAELYTVAMTENEVPRGLALVVGLTGFVDSGGAVAQVSEYLLDELDHRDVVVFDNDELLDYRARRPIMVFEETRITEYRRPQLVLRLAEDELGAPFLLLTGYEPDFRWERFVDALLDLIERYGVASTTWVHAIPMPVPHTRPIGVTVSGTREELIEAYSVWRPRTQVPGNVLHLLEHRLTTAGHPTAGFVLLVPHYLADTEFPSAAVTALESITAATGLLFPTDRLREEGREFLARIEAQVEENSELARLVGDLENRHDSYMEDNPLRSPLTDEDGELPSADSIAAELEKFLAHRQAADDDQG
- the lpdA gene encoding dihydrolipoyl dehydrogenase, with amino-acid sequence MSSHTFDLVVLGAGSGGYSAALRASQLGMSVALIEKSKVGGTCLHVGCIPTKALLHAAEVADAARDAARFGVKATLEGIDVPAVIQYREGIVSSKYKGLQGLIKARGITLIEGEGRLTSPTTVQVGDTTVTGTNIVLATGSYSRTLPGLEIGGRVITSEQALQLDYVPKKVAVLGGGVIGVEFSSVWRSWGSEVHIIEGLPRLVPAEEESVSKQFERAFRKRGIEFTTGVRFQSVTQNDQGVVVTLENGATIEAELLLVAVGRGPATANLGFEEVGVAMDRGFVLTDERLRTNIPGVWAVGDIVPGLQLAHRGYQHGIFVAEEIAGLNPVVISDTNIPKVTYSEPEVASVGLGEAKAKEQYGDAAIATYEYNLAGNGKSHILETSGSIKIIRVIDGPVVGVHMIGARVGELIGEAQLAVNWDAHPEDVAPLIHAHPTQNEALGEAFLALAGKPLHGI
- the sucB gene encoding 2-oxoglutarate dehydrogenase, E2 component, dihydrolipoamide succinyltransferase, with amino-acid sequence MSESVNLPALGESVTEGTVTRWLKNVGDRVEVDEPLLEVSTDKVDTEIPSPIAGVVEEILVAEDETVEVGTPLVRIGDGSGSAAPAAPAPAEVPAAAAPAPVVEAPAAAPVAEPAPAPATPAPVVEAPAAAPAASVAAPAAPAPAAPVAAPPAPAAAAPAAPAAPAPSNAAAYITPIVRKLAAEHGVDLARVTGTGVGGRIRKQDVLAAAGGAHAAAAAPRPALEVSPLRGTTAAMSRLRKVIAERAVASMQSTAQLTTVVEVDVTRLAALRTAVKGDFEKATGTKLSFLPFFAKAATEALRAFPIINATVEGDSIVYPDTENLSIAVDTERGLLTPVVRNAGDLTIAGLAREIADLAARTRDNQLKPDELAGGTFTLTNTGSRGALFDTPVVFLPQVAILGTGIVTKKPAVIQVDGSDVVAVRSMVYFALSYDHRIVDGADAARFLSAVKARLEEADFDADLGI
- a CDS encoding leucyl aminopeptidase; the protein is MPSPALTVSAASLSAVVADALVIGTRPDADGAVALVGIDDPALTGIADMLRMLGHTGAADETARVPAPQGVAAASLLAVGLGRGEQTPEALRTAAGTAARALSSATRIALALPAQTAADCQAVLEGAAMGGYRFTGYRRSEPGPTTTELVLVSDHEAAGEAAIAAGITADAVALVRDLVNTPPNDLYPASFVERARTAAAGLPLTFEEWGPDELAAGGFGGILGVGQGSSRPPRLLAVRYAGAEGGPHLALVGKGITFDSGGLSLKPAAAMVGMKYDMTGAATALAAVIAAARLGLPTRVTAWLCLAENLPSSTAMRPNDVLTIRGGTTVEVLNTDAEGRLVMADGLAAASEERPDAIVDVATLTGAARVALGERYAGLMGDDALVEQVRAAAADTGELVWPMPLPAELRPLLKSDVADIANAKPGSTAAGMLLAGVFLREFVGRTGSEPDAPRIPWAHLDIAGPANNPGSPFGYTPKGPSGVMVRLLVRLAERLAAK